The following are from one region of the Candidatus Krumholzibacteriia bacterium genome:
- a CDS encoding Rho termination factor N-terminal domain-containing protein: MADITYEDLKSKTVAELREIASGIDHPAVVGHSQMRKDDLIHALSEALGIEETVHHEVVGIDKKTIKSKIKELKQQRDAALEASDSAALKQARRKIHRLKRTMRRHMT, from the coding sequence ATGGCCGACATCACCTATGAGGACCTCAAGAGCAAGACCGTCGCCGAGCTGCGCGAGATCGCCTCGGGCATCGACCACCCGGCCGTCGTCGGGCACTCGCAGATGCGCAAGGACGACCTGATCCACGCCCTGAGCGAGGCGCTGGGGATCGAGGAGACCGTCCACCACGAGGTGGTCGGGATCGACAAGAAGACGATCAAGTCGAAGATCAAGGAGCTCAAGCAGCAGCGCGACGCGGCCCTCGAGGCCAGCGATTCCGCCGCGCTGAAGCAGGCCCGCCGCAAGATCCATCGCCTGAAGCGGACCATGCGCCGCCACATGACCTGA